One genomic region from Lacerta agilis isolate rLacAgi1 chromosome 13, rLacAgi1.pri, whole genome shotgun sequence encodes:
- the DNASE1 gene encoding deoxyribonuclease-1 codes for MRRTMTSVPLLVFLSMAAHLLQPTLCLRVSAFNIRTFGDSKLSNETVTDFIVSILFLYDITLIQEVRDADLSAVKKLMNRLNQASPYPYSYVVSKPLGRNSYKEQYLFVYRADDVFLLDSYYYDDGCEPCGNDTFSREPFIVKFAAPQTKVGEVILVPLHAAPDEAVAEMDALYDVFLDVRDKWGTDDMLFLGDFNAGCSYVRPEDWPRIRLRTNSAFQWLIPDTADTTVTNTYCAYDRIVATGPRLRSAILPGSAKVNDFQQTFNLQQKDALAVSDHFPVEVTLKPLGVSSSPVQHHPQRRPLRGLQSSALRLQG; via the exons AT GAGAAGGACCATGACATCAGTGCCTCTGCTGGTCTTCCTTAGCATGGCAGCCCACCTCCTGCAGCCCACCCTCTGCTTGAGAGTCAGCGCTTTCAACATAAGAACCTTTGGAGACAGCAAGCTGTCCAATGAGACCGTCACAGACTTCATCGTCAGC ATTCTGTTCTTGTATGACATCACCCTCATCCAGGAGGTCCGAGATGCCGACCTGAGCGCAGTGAAAAAGCTGATGAACCGACTGAACca GGCGTCACCATATCCATACAGCTATGTGGTCAGCAAGCCTTTGGGTCGCAACAGCTACAAGGAGCAATACCTCTTCGTTTACAG GGCGGACGACGTCTTTCTCCTGGACAGCTACTATTATGACGACGGCTGTGAGCCCTGCGGGAACGACACCTTCAGTCGGGAGCCCTTCATTGTGAAATTTGCGGCACCTCAGACGA AGGTGGGGGAAGTGATCCTGGTTCCTCTGCACGCCGCTCCCGACGAAGCAGTGGCCGAGATGGATGCCCTCTACGACGTCTTCCTGGATGTGAGAGATAAGTGGGGGACAGAT GACATGCTATTCCTGGGGGACTTCAATGCTGGCTGCTCCTACGTCCGGCCTGAGGACTGGCCCCGCATCCGCCTGCGCACCAACAGTGCCTTCCAGTGGCTCATCCCAGACACAGCAGACACCACTGTGACCAACACCTACTGTGCCTATGACAG GATTGTGGCAACCGGCCCTAGACTCAGAAGCGCCATCCTGCCCGGCTCAGCCAAAGTCAACGACTTCCAGCAGACCTTCAACCTGCAACAGAAGGAT gCCTTGGCTGTTAGTGACCATTTCCCCGTGGAAGTGACACTGAAACCTCTCGGCGTTTCCTCCAGCCCCGTGCAGCATCACCCCCAACGTAGACCCCTGAGGGGGCTGCAGAGCTCTGCCCTCCGGCTGCAGGGGTAG